From one Deltaproteobacteria bacterium RBG_16_64_85 genomic stretch:
- a CDS encoding integration host factor subunit alpha yields MTKAELVEIVYEKVGGLSKKESQDIVEAIFDTMKANLKNGEKIKISGFGNFILRDKRPRKGRNPQTGDDIQITARRVLTFRPSQILKAYINDKKN; encoded by the coding sequence ATGACGAAGGCGGAGTTGGTCGAGATCGTCTACGAAAAGGTCGGCGGCCTGTCGAAGAAGGAGTCGCAGGACATCGTTGAAGCGATCTTCGACACCATGAAGGCCAACCTGAAAAACGGGGAAAAGATAAAGATCTCCGGCTTCGGCAATTTCATCTTGCGCGACAAGCGGCCGCGCAAGGGCCGCAACCCCCAGACGGGCGATGACATCCAGATCACCGCCCGGCGGGTTCTCACGTTCCGTCCAAGCCAGATACTGAAGGCTTACATTAACGACAAGAAGAACTGA